A genomic segment from Brevundimonas sp. SORGH_AS_0993 encodes:
- a CDS encoding MltA domain-containing protein, which translates to MASSAGGPPGLGRASVLPALTLTASILAASILAACSTGPMTPTTTAATGQIGGPVPYTPPPSPLPEPAPVRPGDAVSPAVLPGWNDEDHLAAFRAYVDGCGAARETVARAVCSRAKALATTTTVTPSDARAFFEAGFSAQPVATADGRPGMLTAYFAPEYPARRAPDAEFSAPVLPKPADPRGAGDRAAIEARARPDQALAWMRPEDLFFMQIQGSGYLTFEDGTRGRAAYAADNGKPFVGVARPMARQGLLPENGTSGDAIRGWLASHRGPEAQAVMALNPRYIFFRLDPDDSGHPPGAAGLPLTERRAVAVDPSRWRYGDLVWLEADGGDLRGATASYRGLAMALDTGSAIRGPVRADLYMGRGDRAGAEAGTVRHPLRMWRLVPKG; encoded by the coding sequence ATGGCGTCCTCGGCCGGAGGGCCGCCGGGGCTGGGACGGGCTTCGGTCCTGCCGGCCTTGACCCTGACAGCCTCGATTCTGGCAGCCTCGATTTTGGCGGCCTGTTCGACCGGGCCGATGACGCCGACGACCACGGCGGCAACCGGACAGATCGGTGGGCCGGTCCCTTATACGCCGCCACCGTCGCCCCTGCCGGAACCGGCGCCGGTCCGGCCGGGCGATGCGGTCAGCCCGGCGGTCCTGCCCGGCTGGAACGACGAGGATCATCTGGCGGCCTTCCGCGCCTATGTGGACGGCTGCGGCGCGGCGCGCGAGACGGTCGCCCGCGCCGTCTGCAGCCGGGCCAAGGCCCTGGCGACGACAACGACCGTCACTCCGTCCGACGCCCGCGCCTTCTTCGAAGCGGGTTTCAGCGCCCAGCCGGTAGCGACGGCCGATGGTCGACCGGGCATGCTGACCGCCTATTTCGCGCCGGAGTATCCGGCCCGACGCGCGCCCGACGCCGAATTCTCGGCTCCCGTCCTGCCCAAGCCTGCCGATCCGCGCGGTGCAGGCGACCGGGCGGCCATCGAGGCGCGCGCCCGGCCCGACCAGGCCCTGGCCTGGATGCGTCCGGAAGACCTGTTCTTCATGCAGATCCAGGGCTCCGGCTATCTGACGTTCGAGGACGGGACGCGCGGTCGCGCCGCCTACGCCGCTGACAACGGCAAGCCCTTCGTGGGCGTCGCCCGCCCCATGGCGCGCCAGGGCCTGTTGCCGGAGAACGGCACATCGGGCGACGCGATCCGGGGTTGGCTGGCCTCGCATCGGGGGCCGGAGGCCCAGGCGGTGATGGCGTTGAACCCCCGCTACATCTTTTTCCGGCTTGACCCGGACGACAGCGGCCATCCGCCCGGCGCGGCGGGCCTGCCGCTGACCGAGCGGCGCGCCGTGGCGGTCGATCCGTCCCGCTGGCGCTATGGCGACCTGGTCTGGCTGGAGGCGGATGGGGGCGATCTGCGCGGGGCGACCGCCAGCTATCGCGGCCTGGCCATGGCTTTGGACACCGGCTCGGCCATTCGCGGCCCGGTGCGGGCCGATCTCTATATGGGGCGCGGAGACCGGGCCGGCGCCGAGGCGGGCACGGTTCGCCATCCGCTGCGGATGTGGCGCCTGGTCCCGAAGGGTTGA
- a CDS encoding universal stress protein — protein sequence MPRKFLIVVDDSPEFEAALRFACRRARSTGGHVVLLRVLPSNSDAHWSGAREEIERQQREEAEALLNRLGEEVLERAGAAPVFLIEQGEPQDTIRKVVSADPDIKILVLAAGSGSRGPGPLVSAILKQGAQIGGRKLPVTIVPGELTEEEIEDLA from the coding sequence ATGCCGAGAAAATTCCTGATCGTCGTCGACGACAGCCCCGAGTTCGAGGCGGCGCTGCGCTTCGCCTGCCGGCGCGCCCGCTCGACCGGCGGCCATGTCGTCCTGCTGCGCGTCCTGCCCTCCAACAGCGACGCCCACTGGTCTGGCGCGCGCGAGGAGATCGAGCGTCAGCAGCGCGAGGAGGCGGAGGCCCTGCTGAACCGCCTGGGGGAGGAGGTGCTGGAGCGCGCCGGCGCCGCCCCCGTCTTCCTGATCGAGCAGGGCGAGCCCCAGGACACGATCAGGAAGGTCGTCTCGGCCGACCCGGACATCAAGATCCTGGTTCTGGCCGCCGGCTCCGGCTCGCGCGGGCCCGGCCCCCTGGTTTCGGCCATCCTCAAACAGGGCGCCCAGATCGGCGGACGCAAGCTGCCGGTCACGATCGTGCCGGGCGAACTGACCGAGGAGGAGATCGAGGACCTGGCCTAG